From the genome of Miscanthus floridulus cultivar M001 chromosome 10, ASM1932011v1, whole genome shotgun sequence, one region includes:
- the LOC136485357 gene encoding peptidyl-prolyl cis-trans isomerase CYP23-like — protein MAVLLRRAAAAAAAVLVVAAVCADGASTFYSSDPNLGSARVVFQTNYGDIEFGFFPRVAPKTVEHIFKLVRLGCYNTNHFFRVDKGFVAQVADVMSGRTAPMNAEQKKEAEKTIVGEFSSVKHVRGILSMGRHSDPDSAGSSFSILLGDSPHLDGQYAVFGRVTKGDDTLSKLERLPTRREGIFVMPIERIDILSTYYYDIDVESCEAEKSILRRRLSESASEVERWRRKCFA, from the exons atggcGGTGCTACTCCgccgcgccgcggccgccgcaGCGGCGGTCCTCGTCGTCGCGGCCGTCTGCGCAGACGGCGCCTCCACGTTCTACTCTTCCGACCCCAACCTCGGATCCGCGCGCGTCGTCTTCCAG ACGAATTATGGTGATATCGAGTTTGGCTTCTTTCCTCGTGTTGCACCTAAGACTGTCGAACACATTTTCAAACTTGTGCGGCTTGGATGCTACAACACAAATCACTTCTTCCGG GTTGACAAGGGTTTCGTTGCACAAGTTGCTGATGTTATGTCAGGTCGAACTGCCCCTATGAATGCGGAGCAGAAAAAGGAAGCAGAGAAAACAATTGTTGGTGAATTTAGTAGTGTCAAGCATGTCAGGGGAATCCTCTCCATGGGAAG GCACTCTGATCCAGACAGTGCTGGCTCTTCCTTTTCTATCCTTCTGGGCGATTCACCGCACCTTGATGGCCAG TATGCTGTATTCGGGAGGGTCACCAAAGGTGACGATACATTGAGTAAACTAGAGAGGCTTCCAACCCGGAGAGAAGGCATTTTTGTAATG CCAATCGAGCGTATCGACATTCTATCAACTTACTATTATG ATATTGATGTAGAGAGCTGTGAAGCAGAAAAATCTATTCTTCGGAGGAGACTTTCTGAATCAGCATCAGAAGTTGAGCGATGG AGAAGAAAATGCTTTGCTTAA